A region of Halalkaliarchaeum desulfuricum DNA encodes the following proteins:
- a CDS encoding trimethylamine methyltransferase family protein, whose protein sequence is MKEYDTETQPVPSFDRLTEEGEEALHEAAIRIIEEIGIQLNHEEAIEVLEEHGAEVHEDNVVTIPRDVIEDAVETAPSSFTLHARNPDNNVTIGGDSGEPLRAPGYGAPNVRTFEDGRRKSTIEDYETMMKLVQTEDVLNSAGYNVCEPNDVDQEVKHLEMVKRSLTLTDKVPMVSAYGEDRAEAGLEMVGIAHEDPDLSKPYAAALVNTVPPRSLDKKMLGGLLTMAKNGQPAVVSSFTMAGASGPATLSGAMAQANAENLTGITLAQLVNPGTPVVYGVPSSNIDVRYGSLSIGSPESALFISFAGQMGRYYGVPSRGGGGLSDSKSVDYQAGFESMMTLTAAEFSGIDFVLHSCGILESYSAISPEKFVLDCELIRNLERINEGFQIDKESFAFDLISEVEPAGHYLSKRHTLTHSRDEHFRTEVFDKRSHGDWEEDGEKTGFEMGHDRVQTRLEEYERPPIDEEIEEDLEAYVAEATETAY, encoded by the coding sequence GTGAAAGAATACGATACGGAAACACAGCCGGTGCCATCCTTCGACAGACTCACGGAGGAAGGTGAGGAAGCGCTCCACGAGGCAGCGATCCGCATCATCGAGGAGATCGGGATCCAGCTGAACCACGAGGAGGCGATCGAGGTCCTCGAGGAACACGGCGCCGAGGTTCACGAGGACAACGTCGTGACCATCCCCCGCGACGTGATCGAGGACGCCGTCGAAACGGCCCCCTCCTCGTTCACGCTCCACGCGCGCAATCCGGATAACAACGTCACGATCGGCGGCGACTCCGGGGAGCCGCTGCGTGCGCCGGGCTACGGCGCCCCGAACGTCCGGACGTTCGAGGACGGTCGTCGGAAGTCGACGATCGAGGACTACGAGACGATGATGAAGCTCGTCCAGACCGAGGACGTGCTCAACTCCGCCGGCTACAACGTCTGTGAGCCGAACGACGTCGACCAGGAGGTCAAACACCTGGAGATGGTAAAGCGGTCGCTGACGCTCACCGACAAGGTGCCGATGGTGTCGGCGTACGGCGAAGACCGGGCCGAGGCCGGCCTGGAGATGGTCGGCATTGCACACGAGGATCCGGACCTGTCGAAGCCGTACGCGGCAGCGCTGGTCAACACGGTCCCACCCCGGAGCCTCGACAAGAAGATGCTGGGCGGGCTGCTCACGATGGCGAAGAACGGCCAGCCCGCGGTCGTCTCCTCGTTCACGATGGCCGGCGCGTCGGGGCCGGCGACGCTTTCGGGCGCGATGGCACAGGCGAACGCGGAGAACCTCACGGGGATCACCCTGGCACAGCTCGTCAATCCGGGCACGCCCGTCGTGTACGGCGTCCCCTCTTCGAACATCGACGTCCGGTACGGCTCGCTGTCGATCGGTAGCCCCGAGTCGGCGCTGTTCATCTCGTTTGCCGGGCAGATGGGGCGGTACTACGGCGTCCCGTCACGGGGCGGCGGCGGCCTCTCCGACTCCAAGTCGGTCGACTACCAGGCCGGCTTCGAATCGATGATGACGCTCACCGCCGCGGAGTTTTCGGGGATCGACTTCGTGCTCCACTCGTGTGGCATCCTGGAGTCGTACTCGGCGATCTCCCCGGAGAAGTTCGTCCTCGACTGCGAGCTGATCCGGAACCTCGAACGGATCAACGAGGGGTTCCAGATCGACAAGGAGAGCTTCGCGTTCGACCTCATCTCGGAAGTGGAACCCGCGGGCCACTACCTCAGCAAGCGACACACGCTGACGCACTCTCGCGACGAGCATTTCCGCACCGAGGTGTTCGACAAGCGCTCCCACGGTGACTGGGAGGAGGACGGCGAAAAGACCGGGTTCGAGATGGGGCACGATCGCGTGCAAACCCGGCTCGAGGAGTACGAACGACCGCCGATCGACGAGGAGATCGAGGAGGACCTCGAGGCGTACGTCGCGGAAGCCACCGAAACCGCCTACTGA
- a CDS encoding BCCT family transporter — MSQQQSQGWMEKFTSELDYVVFGIGVVVAALAVAAFVLREEAASAAMWDVNDFLWTNLGWAYLLIMFVLVLMVFFLILGPWGNIRLGKEDEEPEFTFLSYFVMLYSAAIAAGIVFWGPTEGVVFFGDPFEQGIGYLGFPGEGDAAVGAMQYTFFHWGISAWSAYVVMAIPIAYLAYRYDAPLRISTVIAPWVGLDNLDSVWAKIIDIVAVFATIGGVATTLGLVGSQFLVGLEYAYGIELGDMGTVITITGLTIAFTISVAAGIQKGIRRISYFNMALFALLMVVIFFVGPTRFIMTTGTEALGGYINDFINMSLYTEASMVDPVGFVGGWTVFYWAWWFSWAPFVGLFIARISRGRTVRQVAFTGVFAATGVTIPWFATMGGTSIYMEMNNIAPILDVYADFGFDEAVVGFPMFEALPLGGVFMFLFLVLITTFFITSADSSTLALGMLTTGGAESPSTVNRVIWGALIGLLASILMVVGGVDALQAAAIITGGPFGLILLVAVVAMAVLFGKRRPIFMQESDDSLPGTSVDFVESDD, encoded by the coding sequence ATGAGTCAACAACAATCGCAAGGCTGGATGGAGAAGTTCACGAGCGAACTGGACTACGTCGTATTCGGTATCGGCGTGGTCGTGGCAGCACTGGCGGTCGCGGCGTTCGTCCTGCGCGAGGAGGCGGCGTCAGCGGCGATGTGGGACGTAAACGACTTCCTGTGGACGAACCTGGGCTGGGCGTACCTGCTCATCATGTTCGTCCTGGTGCTGATGGTCTTCTTCCTGATACTCGGGCCATGGGGGAACATCAGGCTCGGGAAGGAAGACGAAGAACCAGAATTCACGTTCCTGTCGTACTTCGTGATGCTGTACTCGGCAGCGATCGCCGCAGGGATCGTGTTCTGGGGCCCCACGGAGGGCGTCGTCTTCTTCGGTGACCCCTTCGAGCAGGGAATCGGGTACCTCGGCTTCCCAGGAGAGGGTGATGCAGCAGTCGGTGCGATGCAGTACACCTTCTTCCACTGGGGCATCTCGGCGTGGTCGGCCTACGTCGTGATGGCAATCCCGATCGCCTACCTCGCGTACCGGTACGACGCGCCGCTGCGCATTTCGACGGTGATCGCCCCGTGGGTCGGGCTGGACAACCTCGACAGCGTCTGGGCGAAGATCATCGACATCGTCGCAGTGTTCGCCACCATCGGCGGCGTCGCGACGACCCTTGGACTCGTCGGCTCCCAATTCCTCGTGGGGTTGGAGTACGCCTACGGGATCGAGCTGGGCGATATGGGGACGGTCATCACCATCACCGGATTGACCATCGCGTTCACGATCTCGGTGGCGGCCGGGATCCAGAAGGGGATCCGCCGGATATCCTACTTCAACATGGCGCTGTTCGCGCTGTTGATGGTCGTCATCTTCTTCGTCGGCCCGACCAGGTTCATCATGACCACCGGGACCGAAGCGCTCGGCGGCTACATCAACGACTTCATCAACATGAGCCTCTACACCGAGGCATCCATGGTGGATCCGGTTGGCTTCGTCGGCGGCTGGACCGTCTTCTACTGGGCATGGTGGTTCTCGTGGGCGCCGTTCGTCGGGCTGTTCATCGCCCGCATTTCCCGCGGTCGGACGGTCAGGCAGGTCGCCTTTACGGGCGTCTTCGCCGCGACCGGCGTGACCATCCCGTGGTTCGCGACGATGGGCGGCACGTCGATCTACATGGAGATGAACAACATCGCCCCGATCCTCGACGTGTATGCGGACTTCGGCTTCGACGAAGCCGTGGTCGGCTTCCCGATGTTCGAGGCCCTGCCGCTCGGCGGTGTGTTCATGTTCCTGTTCCTGGTGTTGATCACGACGTTCTTCATCACCTCGGCCGACTCGTCGACGCTGGCCCTGGGGATGCTCACCACCGGCGGCGCTGAGAGCCCCTCGACGGTCAACCGCGTCATCTGGGGAGCGCTCATCGGACTGCTGGCCTCGATCTTGATGGTCGTCGGCGGCGTCGACGCGCTGCAGGCCGCAGCGATCATCACCGGCGGACCGTTCGGCCTCATCCTGCTTGTCGCCGTGGTGGCGATGGCCGTCCTGTTCGGGAAGCGGCGTCCGATCTTCATGCAGGAAAGTGACGACTCGCTACCCGGCACGTCGGTGGACTTCGTCGAATCCGACGACTGA
- a CDS encoding universal stress protein, with amino-acid sequence MYEQILIPTDGSDEAEAAAQHGLDLAEDLGADVCVLYVIESQVSGLPSKSMQQAASMDEMEEYGEELTGRIAERAEEAGLTAETAIRKGKPYEEIVDFADENAIDAIVMGTRGRSGIEDYLLGNVTEKVVRTSNVPVVTIRRPKL; translated from the coding sequence ATGTACGAGCAGATCCTGATCCCGACGGACGGTAGCGACGAAGCCGAAGCAGCCGCACAACACGGTCTCGATCTCGCCGAGGATCTCGGCGCCGACGTCTGTGTCCTGTACGTCATCGAGTCTCAGGTGAGTGGGCTTCCATCGAAGTCGATGCAACAGGCCGCGTCGATGGACGAGATGGAGGAGTACGGCGAGGAACTCACCGGCCGGATCGCCGAGAGGGCCGAGGAGGCGGGCCTCACGGCGGAAACCGCGATTCGTAAGGGCAAGCCCTACGAGGAAATCGTCGATTTCGCCGACGAGAACGCGATCGACGCGATCGTGATGGGGACTCGGGGCCGCAGCGGGATCGAAGATTACCTCCTCGGCAACGTCACGGAGAAGGTCGTCCGCACGTCGAACGTGCCGGTCGTGACGATCCGCCGACCGAAGCTCTAG
- a CDS encoding bifunctional methylenetetrahydrofolate dehydrogenase/methenyltetrahydrofolate cyclohydrolase, producing the protein MTEIIDGNEVGDRIKSELESSIGTLEEEGVTPGLATVLMSDDAASETYVSMKQKACEQIGIESFHHEIDPDAPADVLFEKIDELNEDPAVHGILVQMPVPDHVDERAVLEYIDPMKDVDGFHPENVGKLVAGNARFKPCTPFGVQKLLESAGVDTEGKDAVIVGRSNIVGKPMANLLIQKTKLGNATVTVCHSRTKNTAEKTRNADIVIAAVGVPEFVDGSMLTEDTVVIDVGVNRVDADNEKGYELVGDVEFDSAKEKASAITPVPGGVGPMTITMLLYNTVKAASLQHDVDIELP; encoded by the coding sequence ATGACAGAGATAATCGACGGAAACGAGGTCGGCGATCGCATCAAGTCGGAGCTGGAATCGAGCATCGGGACCCTCGAGGAGGAGGGCGTCACGCCGGGGCTGGCGACGGTGTTGATGAGCGACGACGCCGCAAGCGAGACGTACGTCTCGATGAAGCAGAAGGCCTGCGAGCAGATCGGCATCGAGAGCTTCCACCACGAGATCGATCCGGACGCGCCCGCGGACGTCCTGTTCGAGAAGATCGACGAGCTCAACGAGGATCCCGCGGTACACGGCATCCTCGTCCAGATGCCCGTACCGGACCACGTCGACGAGCGTGCGGTCCTGGAGTACATCGACCCGATGAAGGACGTCGACGGCTTCCACCCGGAAAACGTCGGCAAACTGGTGGCGGGTAACGCCCGATTCAAACCCTGTACGCCGTTCGGTGTCCAGAAACTCCTCGAATCGGCCGGCGTCGACACCGAAGGGAAAGACGCGGTGATCGTGGGTCGGTCGAACATCGTGGGCAAGCCGATGGCGAACCTGCTGATCCAGAAGACGAAACTGGGCAACGCCACGGTCACCGTCTGTCACTCGCGGACGAAAAACACGGCCGAGAAGACGAGAAACGCCGACATCGTCATCGCCGCGGTGGGTGTCCCGGAGTTCGTCGACGGGTCGATGCTCACCGAGGACACGGTCGTCATCGACGTCGGAGTGAACCGCGTGGACGCAGACAACGAGAAGGGCTACGAACTGGTTGGCGACGTCGAATTCGACTCCGCCAAGGAGAAAGCCTCCGCGATCACGCCCGTGCCAGGCGGCGTCGGACCCATGACGATCACGATGCTCCTGTACAACACGGTCAAAGCCGCGAGCCTCCAGCACGACGTCGACATCGAACTTCCCTGA
- the fdhF gene encoding formate dehydrogenase subunit alpha has translation MSSDDEPVKTICPYCGVGCGISVQPGAEPGDMRFMPWGEAPVNEGRVCIKGGAATEVVDHEDRLTDPLIREDGEFREATWEEAYDLVVSEMQRIREEHEPDAMGFFGSSKVMNEENYLLQKLARRYGTNNVDNCTRMCHASTVWALRTSLGAGAMTNSMADLRDEADVLWIQGANPGEQHPIANSQYFRQAVLEGATVIQVDPHANKTTRSFKIDETDRHMHLQLKPGTDIPLLNIVLKTILENGWIDEEFIEQRTEGFDDLTETLEDFDKEAAAEECGVPLSDIEAAAEKYATADNAAIFTGMGMSQHTCGVDNVQNEINLALITGNLGRPGTGVNPLRGQNNVQGTCDVGAMPNVLPGYQLVDDDEARESVEQEWGFEVPPEPGLTNVEISHEAGKSVHGLYVMGENPIMSEPDGNRVEERLQELEFMVVQDIFMTETAKLADVILPATTWAERGGTVTNTDRRVQRMRGVEKVHENTKHDLDIMMEVGSRLFGDEKFRFDDVEEVFEELRQVCPIYHGMTYDLLGEEGLQWPCYEPGDEGDTFLYEDEFDTENGLGQIEGVTHQPPKETPDEEYPLVLTTARLEEHYNTGTMSRRSPTLNRQHPENFVDIHPNDAERYGIEDGEYVKLKSRRGEITLLAQVTEDIKEGVVWTTPHFAAASANRLTNDVLDERAKIPEYKAAAAEVEIGIEPAEAPDDAPADD, from the coding sequence ATGTCCAGTGACGACGAGCCGGTGAAGACGATCTGTCCGTACTGTGGCGTCGGCTGTGGTATCTCCGTCCAACCCGGAGCGGAGCCGGGCGACATGCGGTTCATGCCGTGGGGCGAGGCCCCGGTCAACGAGGGGCGCGTCTGCATCAAGGGCGGTGCCGCGACGGAGGTCGTCGACCACGAAGACCGACTCACCGACCCGCTGATCCGGGAGGACGGCGAGTTCCGCGAGGCCACCTGGGAGGAGGCGTACGACCTGGTGGTTTCGGAGATGCAGCGGATCCGCGAGGAGCACGAGCCGGACGCGATGGGCTTTTTCGGCTCCTCGAAGGTGATGAACGAGGAGAACTACCTCCTCCAGAAGCTCGCGCGGCGCTACGGCACCAACAACGTCGACAACTGCACGCGGATGTGCCACGCGTCGACAGTGTGGGCGCTGCGGACCAGCCTGGGCGCCGGCGCGATGACAAACAGTATGGCGGACCTCCGCGACGAGGCGGACGTGCTGTGGATCCAGGGTGCGAACCCGGGCGAGCAGCACCCGATCGCCAACAGCCAGTACTTCAGGCAGGCAGTGCTCGAGGGGGCGACGGTGATCCAGGTCGATCCCCACGCCAACAAGACGACCCGGTCGTTCAAGATCGACGAGACCGACCGGCACATGCACCTCCAGCTGAAGCCCGGGACCGACATCCCGCTCTTGAACATCGTTCTCAAGACGATCCTGGAGAACGGCTGGATCGACGAGGAGTTCATCGAACAGCGCACCGAGGGGTTCGACGACCTGACGGAGACGCTCGAGGACTTCGACAAGGAGGCTGCCGCCGAGGAGTGTGGCGTCCCGCTTTCGGACATCGAAGCAGCCGCAGAGAAGTACGCCACCGCCGACAACGCCGCCATCTTCACCGGGATGGGGATGAGCCAGCACACCTGCGGAGTCGACAACGTCCAAAACGAGATCAACCTGGCGTTGATCACCGGCAACCTCGGCCGGCCGGGGACGGGCGTCAATCCGCTTCGCGGCCAGAACAACGTCCAGGGGACCTGCGACGTCGGCGCCATGCCGAACGTGCTTCCGGGCTACCAGCTCGTCGACGACGACGAGGCCCGCGAGAGTGTCGAGCAGGAGTGGGGCTTCGAAGTGCCTCCGGAACCGGGCCTGACGAACGTGGAGATCTCACACGAGGCCGGAAAGTCCGTCCACGGGCTGTACGTGATGGGGGAGAACCCGATCATGAGCGAGCCCGACGGAAACCGGGTCGAAGAGCGCCTCCAGGAACTGGAGTTCATGGTCGTCCAGGACATCTTCATGACCGAAACCGCCAAGCTGGCCGACGTGATCCTGCCGGCGACGACGTGGGCCGAACGCGGCGGCACTGTCACCAACACCGACCGTCGCGTCCAGCGGATGCGGGGGGTCGAGAAGGTTCACGAGAACACGAAACACGACCTCGACATCATGATGGAGGTCGGCTCCCGGCTGTTCGGCGATGAGAAGTTCCGGTTCGATGACGTCGAGGAGGTATTCGAGGAACTGCGCCAGGTCTGCCCGATCTACCACGGGATGACCTACGACCTGCTGGGCGAGGAAGGGCTCCAGTGGCCCTGTTATGAACCCGGCGACGAAGGGGACACGTTCCTCTATGAAGATGAGTTCGACACGGAGAACGGCCTCGGGCAGATCGAGGGCGTCACCCACCAACCGCCAAAGGAGACGCCGGACGAGGAGTACCCCCTCGTGTTGACGACCGCGCGGCTGGAGGAGCACTACAACACGGGGACGATGAGTCGGCGGTCGCCGACGCTGAACCGGCAGCACCCAGAGAACTTCGTCGACATCCATCCGAACGATGCCGAGCGGTACGGCATCGAAGACGGCGAGTACGTGAAGCTCAAGTCCCGCCGCGGCGAGATCACGCTCCTGGCGCAGGTCACTGAGGATATCAAAGAGGGTGTCGTCTGGACGACGCCACACTTCGCAGCGGCCT
- the ilvA gene encoding threonine ammonia-lyase, with protein MTGDNTRVRYEDIERANERLDDPTVVKRTPVEQSTSLGAVVDATVHLKMEHLQWTGSFKTRGAFNKISRAVEEGTKEFVAASAGNHAQGVALAATKCGADSTIVMPRNAPQAKIDATREYGATVELVGQDFQEAMTHAKSLAGDGDVEFVHAYDDPDIVAGQGTLGMEMYDDLPDVDTVVVPIGGGGLISGIAVAFDHLAPDTRIVGVQATGAETVHESLDKGMPVTLGEVNTIADGIATGGISDLTLGLIEEHVDEIVTVTDEEIAKAILLLLERAKQVVEGAGAASVAALLGDQLDVEGETVMPLLCGGNLDMTMLRTVLVHAMTERRQLLDLRVKIDDQIGVMEELSGILANQGANIHNVRHDRSVQDLAVGEAYLVFEVETSGTEHASAIVEAIESAGYPVTDVTRS; from the coding sequence ATGACAGGAGACAACACGCGAGTACGGTACGAGGACATCGAGCGGGCCAACGAACGGCTCGACGATCCGACAGTGGTAAAGCGGACGCCGGTCGAGCAGAGCACCTCGCTTGGAGCGGTGGTCGATGCAACCGTCCACCTCAAGATGGAGCACCTCCAGTGGACGGGGTCGTTCAAGACCAGGGGCGCATTCAACAAGATCTCACGGGCCGTCGAGGAGGGCACGAAGGAATTCGTCGCCGCCAGCGCCGGCAACCACGCGCAAGGCGTCGCACTCGCCGCGACCAAGTGTGGTGCGGATTCGACGATCGTGATGCCCCGAAACGCCCCCCAGGCGAAGATCGACGCCACCCGGGAGTACGGCGCGACCGTCGAACTTGTCGGCCAGGACTTCCAGGAGGCGATGACCCACGCGAAATCGCTCGCAGGAGACGGCGACGTCGAGTTCGTCCACGCCTACGACGATCCGGACATCGTCGCCGGCCAGGGAACCCTCGGCATGGAGATGTACGACGATCTCCCGGACGTCGACACCGTCGTCGTTCCGATCGGCGGCGGCGGACTGATAAGCGGGATCGCCGTGGCGTTCGACCACCTCGCACCGGACACCCGGATCGTCGGCGTGCAGGCGACCGGGGCGGAGACGGTCCACGAGAGTCTGGACAAGGGAATGCCAGTCACCCTCGGGGAGGTGAACACGATCGCCGACGGGATCGCGACTGGCGGGATCTCCGATCTCACGCTGGGGCTCATCGAGGAACACGTCGACGAAATCGTCACCGTAACTGACGAAGAGATCGCGAAGGCGATCCTGCTCCTGTTAGAGCGGGCAAAACAGGTCGTCGAAGGTGCCGGGGCGGCGTCGGTCGCGGCGCTTCTGGGCGATCAGCTCGACGTCGAGGGCGAGACGGTGATGCCGCTTCTGTGCGGGGGCAACCTCGATATGACGATGCTGCGGACGGTGCTCGTTCACGCGATGACCGAGCGCAGACAGCTGCTCGACCTCCGGGTCAAGATCGACGATCAGATCGGCGTGATGGAGGAGCTGTCGGGGATTCTCGCCAACCAGGGGGCGAATATCCACAACGTCCGCCACGACCGGTCGGTCCAGGACCTGGCAGTCGGCGAGGCGTATCTGGTCTTCGAAGTCGAGACCAGCGGGACCGAACACGCCAGCGCGATCGTGGAGGCGATCGAATCGGCCGGCTACCCGGTCACGGACGTTACCCGGAGCTGA
- a CDS encoding corrinoid protein translates to MTDTNGGENDAEEEVEDELLLEIQQSIIDLEEDRTEELTKQAIDEGYDPLDILQKGLTKGVKTVGDKFGRGEVFLPELAMSADCMRAGVQHVDPLLADLELDDEDTGGKFLIGTVDEDIHNIGKNILITMLKANGFEVVDLGVEIPNEEFVEAVKEHDPDILGMSALMTMTMDHQEEVIELLEEEGLRDDLKIMVGGAPTSKEWCEEIGADGYGDNADAAVEVAKELVEEHRAAKA, encoded by the coding sequence ATGACCGACACCAATGGGGGAGAAAACGATGCCGAGGAAGAAGTCGAGGACGAACTGTTACTCGAGATCCAGCAGTCGATCATTGATCTCGAGGAGGATCGGACCGAAGAGTTGACCAAACAGGCGATCGACGAGGGGTACGATCCGCTCGACATCCTGCAGAAGGGCCTGACGAAAGGCGTCAAGACCGTCGGCGACAAGTTCGGACGTGGGGAAGTCTTCCTGCCCGAGCTGGCGATGTCGGCAGACTGCATGCGTGCCGGCGTCCAGCACGTCGACCCACTGCTTGCGGATCTGGAACTCGACGACGAGGACACCGGCGGGAAGTTCCTCATCGGCACCGTCGACGAGGACATCCACAACATCGGGAAGAACATCCTCATCACGATGCTGAAGGCCAACGGCTTCGAGGTCGTCGACCTCGGCGTCGAGATCCCCAACGAAGAGTTCGTCGAAGCCGTCAAAGAACACGACCCGGACATTCTCGGCATGTCCGCACTGATGACGATGACGATGGACCACCAGGAAGAGGTCATCGAACTGCTCGAGGAGGAGGGCCTCCGCGACGACCTGAAGATCATGGTCGGCGGCGCCCCCACCTCAAAGGAGTGGTGCGAGGAGATCGGTGCCGACGGCTACGGCGACAACGCCGACGCCGCCGTCGAAGTCGCGAAGGAATTGGTCGAAGAACACCGGGCCGCGAAGGCGTAA
- a CDS encoding formate--tetrahydrofolate ligase, translated as MSEDDSGFPTDYEIAQDADLEHITDVVEPFGLTEDDLELYGDYKAKLSMDAVERLKDQRSEDSNLVLVTGMTPTPMGEGKTVTTVGLGQAFNHTGRQAMIAIREPSLGPVFGIKGGAAGGGYSQVLPMEDINLHFTGDIHALTAAHNLISAMLDAHISKGNELNIDPNNISWKRAIDMNDRALRNMVIGLGGESGGQTREASFLLTAASELMAVLALADSLEDLKERVGRIIVAYDEEGEPVTVDDIEATGAATILLRDALKPNVVQTLEGTPALVHAGPFANIAHGTNSLIADQAAFGMADWVLTEAGFGSDLGAEKFLNVVSRFGDVEPSAIVLVSSVRALKYHGKDMWPADMDELEEPDVEAVEAGLENLDKHAANLQQFGVPVVVSINRFPQDTDEEIEAVVDHCESQGIPAGVSNVFSEGGEGGVELVEKITGAVEESEADFEFLYDTEESIKSKVETVATEIYGADGVNYVDGAEDDIERMEELGLDDMPIVMSKTFHSFSDDPSKKGVPKDWTLDVREVYPSAGAGFLVVLTGDVMDLPGLPGRPAAADMDIDADGTISGLF; from the coding sequence ATGTCTGAAGACGATAGCGGATTCCCGACGGACTACGAAATCGCACAGGACGCCGATCTGGAACACATCACTGACGTGGTCGAGCCGTTCGGTCTCACCGAGGACGACCTGGAGCTGTACGGCGACTACAAGGCCAAACTCTCGATGGATGCGGTCGAGCGTCTCAAAGACCAGCGGTCGGAGGATTCGAACCTCGTTTTGGTCACGGGAATGACGCCGACGCCGATGGGCGAGGGCAAGACGGTTACCACCGTCGGCCTGGGCCAGGCGTTCAACCACACGGGCCGGCAGGCGATGATCGCCATCCGCGAGCCCTCGCTGGGACCGGTCTTCGGTATCAAGGGCGGCGCCGCCGGCGGCGGCTACTCGCAGGTGCTGCCCATGGAGGACATCAACCTCCACTTCACGGGCGACATTCACGCGCTGACTGCGGCGCACAATCTCATCTCCGCGATGCTGGACGCCCACATCTCGAAGGGCAACGAGCTCAACATCGACCCGAACAACATCTCTTGGAAGCGCGCCATCGACATGAACGACCGCGCGCTGCGCAACATGGTGATCGGGCTGGGCGGCGAGTCGGGCGGTCAGACTCGCGAGGCGAGCTTCCTGCTTACGGCCGCCTCCGAACTGATGGCCGTGCTGGCGCTTGCCGACTCGCTTGAAGACCTCAAGGAACGCGTCGGCCGGATCATCGTCGCCTACGACGAGGAAGGCGAGCCGGTCACCGTCGACGACATCGAGGCAACCGGCGCCGCCACGATCCTGCTTCGCGACGCTTTGAAGCCGAACGTGGTGCAGACGCTGGAGGGAACGCCGGCGCTGGTGCACGCGGGGCCGTTCGCGAACATCGCTCACGGCACCAACTCGCTGATCGCCGACCAGGCCGCCTTCGGGATGGCCGACTGGGTGCTCACCGAGGCGGGCTTCGGCTCGGACCTGGGCGCCGAGAAGTTCCTCAACGTGGTGAGCCGCTTCGGCGACGTCGAGCCGTCGGCGATCGTGCTGGTGTCGTCCGTGCGTGCGCTCAAGTACCACGGCAAGGACATGTGGCCCGCCGACATGGACGAACTCGAAGAGCCGGACGTCGAGGCCGTCGAGGCCGGCCTGGAGAACCTCGACAAGCACGCCGCGAACCTCCAGCAGTTCGGCGTGCCGGTCGTCGTCTCCATCAACCGGTTCCCGCAGGACACCGACGAGGAGATCGAAGCGGTCGTCGACCACTGTGAATCCCAGGGGATCCCGGCGGGCGTCTCGAACGTCTTCTCCGAGGGCGGGGAAGGCGGCGTGGAACTGGTCGAGAAGATCACCGGTGCCGTCGAGGAGAGCGAGGCGGACTTCGAGTTCCTGTACGACACCGAAGAGTCGATCAAATCGAAGGTCGAGACGGTGGCGACGGAGATCTACGGCGCCGACGGCGTCAACTACGTCGACGGGGCCGAAGACGACATCGAGCGGATGGAAGAGCTGGGTCTGGACGACATGCCGATCGTGATGTCGAAGACGTTCCACTCGTTCAGCGACGACCCCTCGAAGAAGGGCGTCCCCAAAGACTGGACGCTTGACGTGCGTGAAGTGTACCCGTCTGCTGGCGCCGGCTTCCTGGTCGTGCTAACTGGCGACGTGATGGACCTACCCGGCCTGCCGGGTCGTCCCGCCGCCGCCGACATGGACATCGACGCAGACGGCACCATCTCCGGCCTCTTCTAG